A part of Marinobacter psychrophilus genomic DNA contains:
- a CDS encoding CYTH domain-containing protein gives MAQELEIKLTLHPQQIPLGLAWLLEQAEASKGACKRLVNTYYDTPDNQLNVERIALRLREAGGRTIQTLKTQGEFVNGAHNRNEWEWEVPGPNLQLGLLANTPLADNVNLARLAPVFETNFERQVIMLADDNAVIEVAVDTGEIIANGQSRELCEVEFELKSGNPDNLLIWAQKLAQHCPVFLNLVSKAEQGYFLADAPMAHARTVENAGESAGEVAASLNALLQRLSQSWLKQQSVNMRSLNLSALAHLAAGCAPSQAWSELVEQLQGGTTVSDLLQQPLLGQIQLAMLQHIAGQ, from the coding sequence ATGGCACAAGAGCTGGAAATTAAACTGACCCTGCATCCGCAACAGATTCCGCTGGGATTGGCTTGGCTGCTAGAGCAGGCGGAAGCTAGCAAGGGCGCGTGCAAACGCCTGGTGAATACTTACTACGACACCCCCGACAATCAACTGAACGTTGAACGTATTGCGCTGCGCTTGCGTGAAGCTGGCGGGCGCACTATACAAACCCTGAAAACCCAGGGCGAATTTGTCAACGGCGCTCATAATCGCAATGAATGGGAATGGGAGGTTCCCGGCCCTAATCTGCAACTGGGCTTGCTGGCAAACACACCGCTTGCGGATAACGTGAATCTGGCGCGGCTGGCGCCGGTGTTTGAAACCAACTTTGAGCGCCAGGTGATTATGTTGGCGGACGATAACGCCGTTATCGAAGTGGCGGTGGATACCGGGGAGATAATCGCTAACGGTCAAAGCCGCGAGCTCTGTGAAGTTGAATTCGAACTAAAATCCGGCAACCCTGACAACCTGTTGATCTGGGCGCAAAAGCTGGCGCAACACTGCCCGGTGTTTTTGAATCTGGTGAGTAAAGCCGAGCAGGGTTATTTTCTGGCGGACGCACCAATGGCTCATGCACGTACGGTTGAGAATGCCGGTGAGAGTGCCGGCGAGGTAGCAGCCTCTTTGAACGCGCTGCTCCAGCGTTTGAGTCAGAGCTGGCTAAAGCAGCAATCTGTAAACATGAGAAGCCTGAACCTGAGCGCACTGGCGCACCTAGCCGCAGGCTGTGCCCCGAGCCAGGCCTGGTCAGAGCTTGTTGAACAACTGCAAGGCGGAACAACGGTCAGTGATCTGTTACAGCAGCCGCTGTTAGGCCAAATTCAGTTGGCCATGCTACAACACATAGCAGGCCAGTAG
- a CDS encoding porin, with product MKKTLIASAIAAISFSGTALAMENASDLAARMDSMPTVYGNIQYVLKNVDVEGAGSSIEHADNGSTLGVKHEHKIAPGLTGFFKLELDGFGADEKGSQGSKIDEAYIGVKSDSFGQILVGSDDGVYERAVVKIGNFHEVGSDIFNAGTTGEGDQIQYQSPSFGGLVLGAGVQINGDGESAGASKSYPYQLSATYAVDALSLAVAMDSNESAVGSNENTYGLLATYNMGDLSVSGEYQTRSDDKDIFGVIGVYTMGANQFSLSYQVQDVDATDDKNDTIVLQALHNVSDNLYVYAEGYFSTADGATFYADPDGTSAAGDEQTIAGVGAVYYF from the coding sequence ATGAAGAAAACACTGATTGCATCAGCTATTGCTGCCATTTCTTTCTCAGGCACTGCACTGGCAATGGAAAACGCCTCTGATTTGGCTGCAAGAATGGATTCCATGCCGACTGTGTACGGCAACATCCAATACGTTCTTAAGAACGTTGATGTCGAAGGTGCTGGCTCCTCTATCGAGCACGCTGACAATGGTTCAACCTTAGGCGTAAAGCACGAACACAAAATCGCCCCAGGCCTTACTGGTTTCTTCAAACTGGAGCTTGACGGCTTCGGCGCTGATGAAAAAGGTTCGCAAGGCTCCAAAATCGATGAGGCTTACATTGGTGTTAAAAGCGACAGCTTTGGCCAAATCTTGGTAGGTTCTGACGATGGCGTTTATGAGCGTGCTGTTGTTAAGATCGGCAACTTCCACGAAGTGGGTTCCGATATTTTCAATGCGGGCACAACGGGCGAAGGCGACCAGATTCAGTATCAGTCTCCATCATTCGGTGGCTTGGTTCTGGGCGCTGGCGTTCAAATTAATGGCGACGGCGAGTCTGCCGGAGCGTCAAAGTCCTATCCGTACCAGTTGTCTGCGACGTATGCAGTTGACGCTTTGTCACTGGCGGTGGCAATGGACAGCAACGAATCTGCTGTTGGCTCCAACGAAAACACCTACGGCCTGCTGGCCACCTACAACATGGGTGACCTGAGTGTGTCTGGCGAATACCAGACCCGCTCTGATGACAAAGACATCTTCGGTGTAATTGGTGTTTACACGATGGGTGCCAACCAGTTCTCCTTGTCTTATCAGGTTCAAGACGTTGACGCGACTGACGACAAGAATGACACCATTGTTCTGCAGGCTCTGCACAACGTGTCTGACAACCTGTACGTTTATGCTGAAGGCTACTTCTCTACTGCAGACGGCGCAACTTTCTATGCCGATCCTGATGGCACTTCCGCTGCCGGTGATGAGCAAACCATCGCGGGTGTTGGCGCTGTTTACTACTTCTAA
- a CDS encoding DUF547 domain-containing protein: MRVISCCSMAFILVAFSSMCNAQANSEPALQAFNAQYAELLDRHTTVGEKVFMQARMVDYSGLSGDPAWAALVQALAEFPIAGLHTQDQKKAFYLNAYNILSMNMVQQHWPLQTLRSLGSMLNPVWAHDAGVVGGETVTLRALENDVLRAMGDPRVHMAINCASMSCPDLRHEPYVSSRLDKQLDDQCVQFLKQDNKGIILNKPDNVLHLSSIFDWFEGDFEPYGGVEAFVRHYRPYLAKDLTLVPDIPYDWRVNGALSGRDLSRLRADM; encoded by the coding sequence ATGCGCGTTATTTCCTGTTGCTCTATGGCCTTTATTTTGGTCGCTTTTTCGTCGATGTGTAACGCTCAGGCCAATTCAGAGCCGGCGCTTCAGGCGTTCAATGCGCAATACGCAGAGTTGCTGGATCGTCACACGACCGTGGGTGAAAAGGTCTTTATGCAGGCGCGGATGGTCGACTATTCGGGGTTGTCCGGTGATCCGGCGTGGGCAGCGTTGGTTCAGGCCCTAGCCGAGTTCCCGATTGCAGGCTTGCACACGCAAGATCAAAAAAAAGCCTTTTACCTCAACGCCTACAATATTCTTTCAATGAACATGGTTCAGCAGCATTGGCCATTACAGACGTTGCGGTCGTTAGGCTCTATGTTGAATCCGGTCTGGGCCCACGATGCCGGTGTCGTGGGTGGCGAAACTGTCACGCTTCGAGCTCTGGAGAACGATGTTTTGAGGGCGATGGGCGACCCGCGGGTGCATATGGCGATTAATTGCGCCTCCATGAGTTGTCCGGATCTGCGACATGAACCCTACGTCTCTAGTCGTCTCGACAAGCAACTGGACGACCAATGCGTTCAGTTTTTGAAACAAGACAATAAAGGCATTATTCTAAATAAGCCAGATAACGTACTTCATCTGTCCAGTATTTTCGATTGGTTTGAAGGCGATTTTGAACCCTATGGCGGTGTCGAAGCGTTTGTTCGTCATTATCGGCCATATCTCGCTAAGGACCTGACACTTGTGCCCGACATTCCTTATGACTGGCGTGTCAACGGAGCGCTGAGCGGGCGCGACCTCAGCCGTCTGCGGGCTGACATGTAA
- a CDS encoding potassium channel family protein: MQRNLRPLNAEHSQSYAQSYAQSHLPMGGLIRKRMKTLFAMLIGLLIFQVIVIWTVEDLTLFESIWITMTTVSTVGYGDYAPQTLIGRLSTIIVLFIGAITVLTLIISDFIEYRFYRRERILRGLWVYKMKEHIVIINTPQHGGEQYFMRFASQIRSNPGYENVPIMLLTRQFPDGLPPELTDMGLVHFHGTGSDPSALQAVHAGSARHIVVLATEETDDNSDSITFDIVHRLSELNLGYQTTAECVADRNRGRLKALGIRAVIRPVRTYPEIMVRAVVAPGSEKVLEDMFNYEHDHPHRYDFLLEDLNWADIVSALIRHSIGTALAYIDDDGEVICQPPIKQPIKGKGLIVLVRSIETPDLEVVKEALDRYRTFLKTWHNSPESNSTDS; this comes from the coding sequence ATGCAACGCAATCTTCGCCCACTGAACGCCGAGCACTCTCAATCTTACGCTCAATCCTACGCTCAATCGCACCTGCCTATGGGCGGGTTGATTCGCAAGCGCATGAAAACACTTTTTGCGATGTTAATTGGGCTGTTAATCTTCCAGGTTATAGTGATTTGGACGGTGGAAGACCTGACCCTGTTCGAATCGATATGGATTACCATGACCACCGTGTCGACCGTAGGCTACGGCGATTACGCGCCGCAAACCCTGATTGGCCGCTTAAGCACGATTATCGTGCTGTTTATAGGTGCCATTACGGTGCTCACGCTGATTATCAGTGACTTCATCGAATACCGGTTTTATCGCCGGGAACGTATTCTACGCGGACTTTGGGTTTACAAAATGAAAGAGCACATCGTTATCATCAACACACCGCAGCACGGCGGCGAGCAGTATTTTATGCGCTTTGCGTCGCAAATACGCTCCAACCCCGGCTATGAAAACGTTCCTATTATGCTGCTCACCCGCCAGTTTCCCGACGGTTTGCCACCCGAGTTGACCGATATGGGCCTGGTGCACTTTCACGGCACCGGGTCTGACCCGTCTGCATTGCAGGCGGTTCATGCCGGCAGCGCTCGGCACATTGTGGTATTGGCCACCGAGGAAACCGACGACAATTCCGACAGCATAACGTTCGACATTGTCCACCGCCTGAGTGAACTCAACCTGGGCTACCAAACCACCGCAGAGTGTGTGGCCGATAGAAATCGTGGGCGATTGAAAGCGCTGGGCATACGTGCGGTAATTCGGCCAGTGCGCACCTACCCGGAAATTATGGTGCGCGCGGTGGTGGCACCCGGCTCGGAGAAAGTACTGGAAGACATGTTCAACTATGAACATGACCACCCCCACCGCTACGATTTTCTGTTAGAAGACCTGAATTGGGCCGACATCGTCAGCGCTTTGATTCGTCACAGCATAGGCACAGCCCTGGCCTACATAGACGACGATGGCGAGGTGATTTGCCAGCCACCGATCAAACAACCGATCAAAGGCAAAGGCCTGATTGTGTTGGTACGTTCCATCGAGACCCCGGACCTGGAGGTGGTGAAAGAAGCTCTTGATCGCTATCGGACGTTTCTGAAAACGTGGCATAACAGCCCGGAAAGCAATAGCACCGATTCCTGA